A part of Aspergillus flavus chromosome 1, complete sequence genomic DNA contains:
- a CDS encoding protein kinase — protein MPLYSTSSFSHCPLIFMAVSPYLPRRTSHAFSSFKSLSSSMETGRVLYRPIEYVERMEYYEPGGYHPVKIGDCFHNRYRVIHKLGHGSYSTIWLARDEISNTNVAVKVCRANSNPREIDILARLSNPKQPSDTGRSIIPSILDKFNIQGPNGTHVCLVTSPARMSVSDAKKESWISLFQLEVARAIAAQLVIAVQYIHSQGFEIFIFLPSCEFTELSTETIYKEYGEPEFEPVNRLDGQKLPPAGVPEYGVVPIWLGEASENISLPESRILLPDFGEAFSPAQEKRLESHTPLLTRPPEARFEPTKSLTFSSDIWSLACTIWDIVAPKTLFEGIMTDEDDMTCQQIGLLGPLPTEWQEKHGESIHQSKYLNRSLEDRLKKTVQQARIEARMPSFKSDEQDALLSMLRSMLCFQPEHRPSAQQVLESEWMVKWALPEYEKIRNSQ, from the exons ATGCCCTTGTactcaacctcctccttctctcacTGTCCACTCATTTTCATGGCAGTCTCGCCATATCTTCCCCGTCGAACATCCCATGCATTCTCTAGCTTCAAATCATTGTCGTCATCCATGGAAACAGGCCGTGTCCTGTACCGGCCTATTGAGTACGTGGAGAGAATGGAGTATTATGAGCCTGGAGGGTATCACCCAGTAAAAATTGGAGATTGTTTCCATAATCGCTATCGGGTAATCCATAAGCTTGGCCATGGTAGTTATTCAACTATCTGGCTTGCTCGAGACGAGATATCCAACACAAATGTAGCAGTCAAAGTCTGCAGGGCAAACTCCAACCCGCGCGAGATTGATATACTGGCAAGGCTATCAAATCCTAAACAGCCATCAGACACAGGCAGATCTATCATTCCTTCGATATTGGATAAGTTCAACATCCAAGGTCCTAATGGTACTCACGTCTGTCTGGTAACCAGCCCAGCAAGGATGAGTGTCTCCGATGCCAAGAAGGAATCATGGATTAGCCTGTTTCAACTTGAGGTAGCACGGGCAATAGCCGCACAGCTTGTGATTGCAGTTCAGTATATCCACTCACAGGGATTT gaaatctttatttttctaccATCTTGTGAATTTACTGAACTATCTACCGaaacaatatataaagaatatgGCGAGCCAGAATTTGAGCCAGTCAATCGCTTAGATGGCCAAAAGCTGCCGCCAGCAGGGGTACCCGAATATGGTGTGGTACCTATCTGGCTTGGAGAAGCAAGTgaaaatatatctcttccAGAGTCAAGAATTCTACTTCCAGACTTTGGTGAAGCATTCTCTCCCGCACAAGAAAAAAGGTTGGAATCTCATACACCTCTGCTAACGCGTCCTCCAGAAGCTCGATTCGAACCTACAAAGTCTCTTACGTTCTCATCCGATATCTGGTCACTTGCCTGCACTATCTGGGATATTGTTGCCCCGAAAACACTATTCGAAGGGATCATGAcagacgaggatgatatgaCTTGTCAGCAGATTGGGCTACTTGGCCCGTTACCGACCGAATGGCAGGAAAAGCATGGAGAATCAATTCACCAGTCCAAATACCTAAATCGATCATTAGAAGACCGCTTAAAAAAGACCGTACAGCAAGCGCGTATCGAGGCAAGGATGCCGAGTTTTAAGTCAGATGAACAAGATGCTCTTTTGTCGATGTTACGCTCGATGCTTTGCTTTCAACCGGAACATCGTCCATCTGCTCAGCAGGTTCTTGAGTCTGAATGGATGGTGAAATGGGCTCTGCCGGAGTATGAAAAGATCCGCAACAGTCAATAA